DNA sequence from the Coffea eugenioides isolate CCC68of chromosome 9, Ceug_1.0, whole genome shotgun sequence genome:
CTCCGTCCATTTTTGTTTTGCAAATAATAGGGTAAACAAGGCTGGTTGGCAATGAGAGATAATAGCAAGAAACATATTGGTTGTCAAATGAGAAAAATAGTTGGGTTGctagtttatttgttttcattccACCTTAAGATACATATATTCTTCTTATGCACCCTATTTAATCTTCTAAATTACCCTTTTCTGTTGTAAGTTATTTGTGCACATTCGCCTTTCTGTTTAGGAATTAGATAGTTCATGAGCAAAGCATACTGTTCCCTGTTGTAATCTGCCACAATAGCTTCTTCCCTATCTACTAAACTTCATGGTTGGTCTAATTTGTCGGCATATGAAGCTTTGCTTTTACACCCGCATATTGTGCATTCTGTCAATAATGTCAATAATTTGGAAATATGTTCAACTCTCGCCCCTGCCTCACTCTTGTTTAATGTTTTCACTCTCTTGAATTGCAAGTTCATTATAACCAGAAAGAGCACAATGGCATAGTCTTTGGCTCTTAGAGTTGATTACTATCATCCTATTCTTAGTTTTCTAACTGTCAAGTATCCTATAAAATGTTTACATTAATTATGTGCTCATATATTTATGTTTGGTATTTTATACTGAATAAGTAGATGTCTAAATGCAGGTTAATGGAAGCCCATATGAAGATGGATGGATCATGAAGGTGGAGATAAGTAACAAGGATGAACTTAACTCTCTACTGGACTCGGAGCAATACACCAAGCATTGTGAAGCAGAAGATCAGAAGCATTAGTGGCTCAACATTTCAAAAATGATCCCCGGatcatttgttgcatttgctTTTGAagttcaatctttttctttcccaTGTTAAAGCATTTCACACGCATTGAAAATTAGTCTAGGTTTAGAATTTAGTTCCATGAGTTTTGCATCCAGAAGCCACTCATCACGAATTTAATTTGCAGTTGGCTACTTCCTTGAGTTCTCAATTGCCTGAAGCTTCTATGTAGCACAATAGGATGTATTTACCTGAATGGGATGCTACATGTGATTGGAAATAATTATAGGAATTGGACAGCCTGTTCTGACAACCAAATCTCTTTTCACAATACTGAGCATCTGTCCTTTGATCTTCACTTTTAAACCCTTTTCCCTTTGATTTAGTACACGATTTGGAGCCAAGGGGCTGAACTGAATAGCTTGCTGGGGGAGAAAATGTCACTTCAATCTTTGGCAAATGGCAGGAAATGGTTGATTTGCACAAACTAGAAGACGAGTGGAGTGGAAAATGTAAAATTCTTATGCCTTGCAAGTTTTAAAATTGTTTCTAGAATCAAGAACTTTCTCCGCTGATTAATCAAGAACTTTCTCAGATGCTAGCTTAAGTGACTTGGTGTGTCTTTACCATTTTATGGACATTTTCCACCCTAATAATCTTTCTAGGATCATGTATCAACCTAGCTATAAAGATCTCACCAATTCAcatttttgataaataataacCAATTCACTTGAGCAAGTTCGTCACCAAAAGGAGCATTGAAGCCTTCCCAGAATTACAGCATAGCGGTTGAAACTTTTGCGCAATTTTGTTGAACAATCAACAAGGCACAGTAATAGTCATAGTCATAAAACTTGGCCCCGACTTAGTGGTCGAATCGGTCAATCCACTGAACCAATCATAGAATCGGATTGGGTTGCTAATTAAACCGATCATAGAAATGGATTGGATTACTAATCAAACCAGTTAAGCAATAAATCCGTTGACCAGTCAACGATTCGACAGTTCAATCGATGAATCAAGAAAAAATTGTTGTACTTTCATTTTTGTTAATCATAATCTCAcaattatttttatcatataatttttaattattaaactagaatatatgataaaacaaatagtGGGAGtacaattaacaaaaaaaaaaaaaggagtgcaaataacatttctcttaaaaaaattcaaataggTTGTTCATCCATTCAGACTCGGACAGCAACCCTTGAGTCAGGAGTTATAACTCGGTGACTCAAGTTGTCAACTCGTTCGTTCAGTTCCCTCTAAAACCCTTCCAAACCCCAGGAAAAGGCCAAAATAACACAATCCGATTATCTTCTGAGCCTCAGTCTCACCAAATTTTATGTTGTTTCCATcacataggaaaacagaaaagaaagaatgtcCCTCTTATCCTTCAGTCTGAAGCCTCCTCCTTTCTCTGTAAGAATGTCCATCTcttttccttgttcttttttttttctttctttttgagatTTGCAATTTTGTAATTAATCCCTTTTttgcttaattttttttgttctaatttATGGGTTTTGTAGGGAATAACTGAAAAGCCAAATGCACTTGGGTTTTGGAGAAGAAACAAAGTTGATAATCTCATCATGAACATGAATTGGAGGAAAAAGATCAATAGAAAAATGATGACAATCAGAGCAGGGGCTAAGAAAATCCACCAAGGCAGGGAGTGCAGAGAGGCCTTACTGAAAGGAATCAATAAAGTTGCTGACGCTGTTTCTGTTACTATAGGACCCAGAGGTACAATGGGTTTCTTTcactttgttcttttttctgTTCATCTATTTATATCTCCAATAATTCGGTTCAATTTTTTCAGTTTATTTGCTCTTATTTGTATTATGTTAGATTGAGTCCTATATTGGGTTTGGTCTTCTGCAGTGCATATTGATCTTGGAGGAGTCATCATAGATCATGGTGAATTAAATACCTTTAGCAAATGAAATTAGTTGTTTATGCTGTATAGAATTTATAATATCGCTCTATTCTGGCCCGTTGGGATGAAAAAGGAACAATCTTTGGAAGATGAAGATATATAGTTGGAATGTACTATGTAACTTTCATATTCATCATTCCTTTCTGTTTCCTTTGGGATCAAGAAGGCATCATCTTTGGAAAATGGAACTTTGTTGTTTAAGTATTCGTTATTACTTACATATTTATAGGTTCTATTGTACTTTCATGATTATGCTTTGATCTATCTCCAATTGTCAACTAATTTTGTGATGCTCTTCAGGGCGCAATGTTGTTCTTTCGGAATCTGACACGCTTAAAGTAATAAATGATGGTGCAACAATAGCCCGTGCAATTGAACTTTCTGATGCAATTGAGAATGCTGGAGCGATGCTGATCCAAGAGGTCTCTCATGCTTTCGGACAGTGTATCTTTTagcaaaaattgaaatcttTGATTTGTTCATCATTTAGCCAACTTTCCTGGATTTGTTGATTATTAACTTTTTATATAACTTCACTGTAGGTTGCAACTAAGATGAATGATTCAGCTGGGGATGGTACAACAACTGCAATTATTTTGGCTCGAGAAATGATCAAGCTAGGGTTGTTAGCTGCTTCTTTTGGGGCAAACCCTGAATCTTTAAAGAATGGGATGCAGAAGACAGTAAAAGAATTAGTTAAGATCCTTAAGAAGAAAAGCTATCCTGTAAAAGGAAGGAAAGATACACAAGGTACCATTTCTTTTTCACTTCTAGGGATTCATTATTCACTGaaagttgtttagtttttattaCTGTTCTTCTGGTTGCTGCAGCTGTTGCATCTATATCTGCTGGAAATGATAAATATATTGGCGATATTATTGCTGAAGCTATTGATAAGATTGGTCCTGATGGAGTAATATCCATTGAATCTTCCCCAACATTCGAAACCTCTATTACAGTCGAAGAAGGAATGAAGGTAACTATACTGTCTAAGTAGTAAGTTGTTGCTTGCTTGTGATTATGTTGTAGTTTGACTAGGCCAGGTAGCAAATTGTTATTTGCCATCTGTAGTTAAAGATTGATTGATTTCTCTTCAAATTTGGCAAATATAGACACATTACAGGAAACTTCCTCTGGCTAATCCATTTGCTTTAGTTGATACGCTAGCAAATAAACTTAGAGAATGGAAGTACCAAAACGGCTGTTTAGCTTTTGCAAAGGACATATTTTGCCCACTTTGTTCTTTTTGGAATTAATTTGGCCACTCAATAGCTAAGTCTAGTGTTGTAAACAATCCAGATACTCCTCTTAACTAGATGAAGACAACAACCGCAGGCAGCTAGGTTGATGCATTAAGCTGTAAAGGTCAATTGGTCAGGGTTTTGAAAGAACTGAGCTGTACGAATTAATCCCCAATTAGTGGACATAAGTAATTGTTTGAATGCAATCATGCACTTCATTCAACTGAACAGAAGCATTAGATGAAATAACCACATAAGATGCTTGGATGAATCAATTGACCAAATTGGTGCAGAAAATAACTTGGTGGCCAAAACAAGACTTTTTGAAAAAGTTGATCTCTGTGTAGGTGTTGTTCCCTTTTTGAAGTCGGTTTAATACAACTGATACTCATATCAAGCTCACATTTTTGCGTGAAGACGTACAGCAGTTGATTACATTTGGAATTCATTTACTTCATCGTAATGTTCAGAATTGATATCAGAAAGGTTTATGTGTTGCAGAATCTTCAAGTTTAGGATCACGTCCTCCTTAAAGTCAAATAACATGTCTATGTTTTTATTCTGGTGTCTTAAGAAGTATTTCCACTTGCATTAATTGATTGGTTATGTCTTTAGGAAGTTGATGTGGACCTACAAATATCTTTTTATAATGGTAGATACTTGAAAATAGTACCTTCTGGTTCGATGTGcttctgatttattgggtatCATCCCTACTTCATCTTTTAAAATCCATACATTCAACTAATTTTAACTTGGGCATGCTTGACCCATGTCCTGAAAGTTTATTGATGTTGCAAGTCCATCCAATCTGTTCTTTTGATTCATGCAAAATTATAAACTTTTATACCCTTTGAAATATCTTACCACTTATATATGCAACTTGTGTAGCAATTAGAAATCTTGTGTATAATTTATATGAACATTGACAAAGATTAGAACAAAATAATGATCAAAAGTGAGGTGAAACATAATGCATTGTACAGAGTATGAGTTTTGTACCATGTGCAACAAACACTGCTACActaataattttatatttttctattttcttgtaAAAATGTTTGTCTCCTTTCTTAGTTTTTCACCCCTTCTATTTCCTGTCTTTGCACTCCTTCCCTCCTCTATTTTCAATCATCCTTGGGAAGATTAAGTACAGACTTCATGATCCAGACAGCAATAGTTGGAATGATTCCTGCAGACTGGTAGTCGGTTGCTTCAAGCAGCTTTGGTTTCCTCTTTGATCTCTACCACGTGATCTAAATGGCTAGGATTTGTGGCTTTGCACAATTGAGACAAGGGGAACAGTTGGATTGTAGAAATGTTGCCTTGGGAAGAGGATACGGGGCTCAATTACTTTTTTCTGTTcataatttcatttttcataGACAATTTTCATTTCAATGGCAATAGTTTGGGACTGCTTGAGAGCATGTTTCTGCCCACTCTAACTTGTGCACTGTACAATGGCTTTTGGGGCAGTTAGTTAGTTGAGGATACATTTGCCATCTTTGAACTTTTCAGGACAGTTCTTTAGTTTTCTTTTAGTGCTGAGTCCGTCAAATTGTTTAATTGGAAATATCCAAAACAATAATGAATGTGGTGTTATAATCGACTATCGAACTCACCCTTCAACTTAAAATGGAGGAAAGGAGTAAGATAGCCTTAGGTGCTTGATGTAGTTCAGATTGCCATCATATTATGTTTTTCATCAGGTCTGGTCCCAAAGTGCAACAGTAGTTTCTATTGAACCCCCCCCCGGGGGGCGGGGTTCACTTTTTGAGTTTGGACCATTCTATTCTTGGGGACCCATTTAATTTCATGTTGTTTTGGTTTTGTATATCTGTTCATGAACACATGCattcacttttttttctctGCTTTTATTAGGTTTTTATAATTTTCTTGATTTCTATTCAGGCATTCTTTTCCTACAGATTGACAAGGGGTACATGTCTCCTCATTTCATTACAAATGTGGATAAATCTCTAGTCGAGTTTGAAAATGCTAAAGTTATGGTTACCGATCAAAGGATATCAAGTGCACGGGAGATTGTGTCTATGCTGGAAAAAGTAACCCAGTTGAGTGTCCCACTGTTGATAATTGCGGAAGATATTTCAAAGGTGGTGCTGGAAATGTTAGTTGTGAATAAAAGTCAAGGCATACTGAATGTTGCTGTTGTTAAGTGCCCAGGATTTGGAGAAGGGAAGAAAGCTCTATTGCAAGATATCTCTCTTATGACAGGTGAGGTTGGATGATGTTTCTAAATCAAAAGTATTATATTTTCCTAGAAAATGACAAAGATGTACAAGATGTTTTAGTCTCAAGTTCCAAAAGTTTTCCATATTCCATGTCTATGTGACAAACACATTAAAATATTTGTCAAACTCTGTCATGTTGATAAAATATTTCCAATGCTTTCATTTTATCTATTTTAGCTTGCAAGACCCCAAGTTTGTGTTTCAAGAGAATTTGAGTGCCAATTGCCATTAAATTGAATGTCTGAGTAGCACTTAATACACTACTGAAGGACAATTCCAAAGTTGCTAACAGCCAGAGCAGCCTAGTATTTAGGCTAACGAAATTCCATATAGCACTCTTCTTTCATGAGATTGTGCAAGTATGCACCCAGTTGATACTTGTCAATTCCAATAAATAACTAAGAATAAAATAGACCTTTTGCTAAGTTGCAGCATATTTTGTCAAGATACATAACAAGCAGAGTGAACGATTTTCATACCATGATATGTACATTTGAGAATTATTTGTGGAGTCATGATATTCTTTATCATGAAGGTTTCATACATTATGTTTGTAAGGTTTGTTGGTGCTTGATTTTTCTTCCTTCTGGATTGGCTCTATACCATGATAACCAGGTGCTGATTTTCTTTCTGGAGATTTGGGTCTCACTCTTGAAGGTGCAACCTCTGATCAGCTTGGGATTGCACGAAAAGTAATCATAACAAGTAATTCGACCACCATTGTTGCTGATCCATCTACTAAAGCTGAAATACAAGCAAGAATTATGGAGATAAAGAAGAATCTTGCTGAGACAGATAGTAAATACCTGTCCCAAAAGCTTTCTGAAAGAATTGCGAAACTCTGTGGAGGTGTGGCTGTAATCAAGGTAGCTGAAGCATAATTTTAAGCCTCTTTCACCTTCTATCCAGCTGTAATTGTCAAACTTACTCTTTTAACCTGTCAATTGGATCTCTTCTTTCGTTTGACTGTATACTTAAGTATTTCAAACACCTAAGAAACAGCGCCCTACATGTTTGAGTTCTCCAAAACTACGTTGAGAATATGGGGTTATATTAAATACTTGAAACACCTGAAAATACGGCCCAGCAGTGTTGTTCGCTTTTCTCCTAATATCACATCGAATATAACAGCATCCACATCTTTCCCTTGTTTTTTGCTCTCTCTGACTTTCTCTTCTGCCATCTCTTTGACAAAACTAGTGTTACATTTTCAGCTCTTCCTAATTAACCATCCCAAGCAGAGTATGACATTCAATATTATAGGGAGTGTGGTAGGTTTCATATAATTGTCATTTTACAGAAGGCTTATGATGCATCAAGTTGGCCTTTGCATTATGCTCTTGCTTAACGATTAACAACTTTTTGTTGTTTATTGCATTGAGATTATTATCAGaaattattataactaaattTGGTTTAAAAGAAGAGATGTCATCTTGAATAGTTGATTGTTTCAATAAATAGTTGGGACTCTCTCTGCAGCATTTTTCCTTGAGACTTGAAAGTGTATCTAAATACTTGTGTATCAATGTGAGTTTGCCACATTCATGAAGATACCGCTAACATTACCACCTCATGATATATTTTCTTGAGAAGGTAATATGTTTGTTAAGAGACAATGAGGGAGTGCAACATATAAATGCTTGGGTAGATCGTTTAGTTATCTTCTCATACAATAACTAGCTCTAACAAAAGACATTGAGGTTAGATCTGTGGCTATTTTGCTGTGTTTGATATGTTTGAATTAGTGATGCTTGCAGCAGACATTAGTGGATTGCTATTTCTATATGTTTGTATTTTATTATTGGATTATTATCTTTGTTCAGCACAATTGGGATAGGATATTGCTGAGGTTTTGTGGTCCGAAGTTTTCTTTTCAGATTCAaccaaaagaaatttttttctttcctgtTTTTGTTTTCTCAAGCTATTGATTGGCATCAGGTTGGAGCTCACACTGAGGTGGAACTTGAAGATCGTAAGCTAAGAATTGAGGATGCAAAGAACGCTACATTTGCTGCTATGGATGAAGGCATTGTGCCTGGTGGAGGAGCTGCATTCATACACCTCTCCAAAGAAGTACCAATAATTAAGGAACAGTTTCGAGAACCAGATGAACAGCTTGGTGCTGAGATTATACAAATGGTATGACGtaatttcttccttttttggTGCGTGATGCTTATGTAAGTGGCAATGGTGTCAGTTCTTGAGTGCTGAAGTTGTGTTTTCTTGGACTTTGATAGAGCTTCATGGTCTTGGGTCAGATGCAGTTCAGATAACATTATGATATTATGATATTTAAAAAAGCATAAAACTGTATTCTTTTGCCATGTTAGCGTTCTGTTCCTTGGATGAGTATGTTGTGAATGAGAAAGGCCAATTTCAAATGCAGTCTATGTAAACAACAAATCGAAAAATGCTAAAACCATTGCTTTCTTACCTTTATTTATGATGGGTATCATGTAAGAGACCATTCCAAGATTGCATATATTTGTTATGTCTGAAAGTTCATTTCACCAATCAGCAGAGACTGTTTAATTGTAATCTCTAAGATGGGTTTTTAAGTTGATTTGTTTGATTTTAAGGACCAAAAGAGTTTTTGAAGTAGAAACTTCATTTTGATCACCTTCACGGTTATGTAATATGTTGCAATGAATTTCAGGCACTTCTTGCTCCTGCAAACTATATTGCAGCCAATGCAGGTGTTGATGGAACTGTAGTTGTGGAGAAAATTCGAGCCTGTGACTGGAAAATTGGATATAACGCATTGACGGGACAATATGAAGACCTTCTTAGGGCTGGAGTTGTTGATCCTTGTAAAATCTCAAGGTATGCACTTCAGAATGCTGTCTCTGTTGCTGGTTTAGTCCTAAGTACCCAAGCTATACTGGTtgagaaaacaaagaaaccGAAGCCGCTTGTTCCCGATATTCCTGGTATATCACCATGAATGATGACAAAgtgggtattttttttttcaaattatctcTCAACATAGCAAGAGAAGATTTACACTACTTCAGTACAAATGTTTGTTGAATCATTCCTCTGGCTCAGGATTCAGCTAAGATTGGCTATCCTTGACAAACTACAGATTGAAGATTAGCTGCATCAAGATAATTTACTTGTGTTCTCTGCCTAGGTCTTTCATAATCTAACATAGGAGAAACAGTATTCTGAGAGCAGCTAAGGAATATCCACCGAATGCTCGTCCTCGTGTACTGTTTTATTTGGGTGAACATTTATGCTGAAGATCCGGAGGTTTTCATTCTTGCCTCTGAGTAGTAAAAATCTCCGGGATAACAAAAGGGAAACTGGCATTCGTGATCCTAAAAGTCATCTCTAATGTATAATGGTGAAGGCTCTGATTGTAGATCAACTCCAGCTTAGGAAAGAGTTAGTAGGTTCATTCGTTTTCTTGATTCACAGTATATGTGCGATTGAAGCAACTTCATTTATGTAGGATCTTCGAAAGCAAGATTTTAAGAACTTTTACTTCTCTTGGTATGAGAAAGTAAATAGGTTCTTACACTGGTTGGTGCACAAAGCTATAAACAATTGAGTTCTGGTACGATGTTGCAGTTTTCTTTGAGTTTAATCATGGATTGTGGACTTTAAGGAATGGCACTCAAACTACAACAATATATTTATAGCCCTTTGCAAAGGTCAATGGATGGTTGTTTGTGATACCTTTGTGTAGAATTCTAAGTGATGACATTTAGTAATATATGCATTGTTAGAAACTTAGAGTATTTCTTTACATCTGATCTGATAGATAACTCATAACACCTACTCTCTTTTAAGATATGGACGGATTTGTTATGGACGTGGCatgaatttgctttattaacTTCTTGTTGAAGTGTGGCCTTTCTGGTCACAGTTGAAAGCAGTTAATTAAAGTTTTCCCAAAGTGATCAATATTTGATAATGATACCCCATTTGGCCATTCCCCTTGATATTAAAAACTGCATACAGATATCAAATCTGCTATTCATAGATAAAATTCATTGGCCTGCAAAAATGTTAAATGCCCTCATGTTGATTCCAATTCTTATAAATTCTACTATATGAAATGGCTCCAAAGTATAAATTTTCTGGTTCTGTAGGCTTTCAATAGAACAAAACATAGAAGAAATGCAGAACTCCAACAAACTGCTTAACCAAAAAAAACCCTTTAATCATTGTTGTAAAACATAGATGAATCTATCAAAAAACACATTGTTTACATCCAATATAGCACTCTTCTCGAAACTCTCTCAAATCTACCACTACTGTCTCTTCACAGTCTTGTTCATGTTTTTCTCTTGTACTGAATTTCTTATGATGCTCAGATTTGAGAAGATTTGCATGTCTATAAACTAAACTAAAACTTAGTAACATGCATAATTTTAGCTGTACAGCAGCGCCCTATTGGAGCAGTCTCAGCAGCAGCAGTAGTATAGAGATAATGATGTTAGCTTACTGTCAAAGTTAAGTATGTCCTCCATATCATATCACAGCCTTCTAAAATACGCTCACAGTGCTGCGCACTTATATATCTTTTCTTCCATAGAAAAATGTTTCACATTGGATTAATATCACAATACCTTATTATGACAACTTttaatgctttttttttcttgggtttCTTATGTACATTATTAAAGATTATTCTACTTGTATTACCTGCccatttattaataaatttagacAGCCATGATTAGTGAGGATTAGGAGTAGACCCCTACCAACTCAAAAAAATTAGATGCAATTAGATATCTGTTATTGGTTAATTGGCTGAGTATGGTTGTGGGGCTTTGATAGTaggaaaaatagaaatttcccgtttggattgttattttttgaagttttttttttggtagaaaaatttACTGTAACAACTCgatgtatgtgaggtaaaaaggtaaTTAGGAAATAGTTCacgaaaaatgtaaaa
Encoded proteins:
- the LOC113782727 gene encoding chaperonin 60 subunit alpha 2, chloroplastic isoform X1; this encodes MSLLSFSLKPPPFSGITEKPNALGFWRRNKVDNLIMNMNWRKKINRKMMTIRAGAKKIHQGRECREALLKGINKVADAVSVTIGPRGRNVVLSESDTLKVINDGATIARAIELSDAIENAGAMLIQEVATKMNDSAGDGTTTAIILAREMIKLGLLAASFGANPESLKNGMQKTVKELVKILKKKSYPVKGRKDTQAVASISAGNDKYIGDIIAEAIDKIGPDGVISIESSPTFETSITVEEGMKIDKGYMSPHFITNVDKSLVEFENAKVMVTDQRISSAREIVSMLEKVTQLSVPLLIIAEDISKVVLEMLVVNKSQGILNVAVVKCPGFGEGKKALLQDISLMTGADFLSGDLGLTLEGATSDQLGIARKVIITSNSTTIVADPSTKAEIQARIMEIKKNLAETDSKYLSQKLSERIAKLCGGVAVIKVGAHTEVELEDRKLRIEDAKNATFAAMDEGIVPGGGAAFIHLSKEVPIIKEQFREPDEQLGAEIIQMALLAPANYIAANAGVDGTVVVEKIRACDWKIGYNALTGQYEDLLRAGVVDPCKISRYALQNAVSVAGLVLSTQAILVEKTKKPKPLVPDIPGISP
- the LOC113782727 gene encoding ruBisCO large subunit-binding protein subunit alpha isoform X2, which codes for MSLLSFSLKPPPFSGITEKPNALGFWRRNKVDNLIMNMNWRKKINRKMMTIRAGAKKIHQGRECREALLKGINKVADAVSVTIGPRGRNVVLSESDTLKVINDGATIARAIELSDAIENAGAMLIQEVATKMNDSAGDGTTTAIILAREMIKLGLLAASFGANPESLKNGMQKTVKELVKILKKKSYPVKGRKDTQAVASISAGNDKYIGDIIAEAIDKIGPDGVISIESSPTFETSITVEEGMKIDKGYMSPHFITNVDKSLVEFENAKVMVTDQRISSAREIVSMLEKVTQLSVPLLIIAEDISKVVLEMLVVNKSQGILNVAVVKCPGFGEGKKALLQDISLMTGADFLSGDLGLTLEGATSDQLGIARKVIITSNSTTIVADPSTKAEIQARIMEIKKNLAETDSKYLSQKLSERIAKLCGGVAVIKVGAHTEVELEDRKLRIEDAKNATFAAMDEGIVPGGGAAFIHLSKEVPIIKEQFREPDEQLGAEIIQMALLAPANYIAANAGVDGTVVVEKIRACDWKIGYNALTGQYEDLLRAGVVDPCKISRIFESKILRTFTSLGMRK